A section of the Mastomys coucha isolate ucsf_1 unplaced genomic scaffold, UCSF_Mcou_1 pScaffold15, whole genome shotgun sequence genome encodes:
- the Traf6 gene encoding TNF receptor-associated factor 6 isoform X1 — translation MSLLNCENSCGSSQLSSDCCAAMAASCSAAVKDDSVSGSASTGNLSSSFMEEIQGYDVEFDPPLESKYECPICLMALREAVQTPCGHRFCKACIIKSIRDAGHKCPVDNEILLENQLFPDNFAKREILSLTVKCPNKGCLQKMELRHLEDHQVHCEFALVNCPQCQRPFQKCQVNTHVIEDCPRRQVSCVNCAVSMAYEEKEVHDQSCPLANTICEYCGTVLIREQMPNHYDLDCPTAPIPCTFSVFGCHEKMQRNHLARHLQENTQLHMRLLAQAVHNVNLTLRPCDASSPSRGYRPEDPNYEETIKQLEGRLVRQDHQIRELTAKMETQSTYVSELKRTIRTLEDKVSEMEAQQCNGIYIWKIGNFGMHLKSQEEERPVVIHSPGFYTGRPGYKLCMRLHLQLPTAQRCANYISLFVHTMQGEYDSHLPWPFQGTIRLTILDQSEAVIRQNHEEVMDAKPELLAFQRPTIPRNPKGFGYVTFMHLEALRQGTFIKDDTLLVRCEVTTRFDMGGLRKEAFQPRSTDAGV, via the exons ATGAGTCTCTTAAACTGTGAGAACAGCTGTGGGTCCAGCCAGTTGTCCAGTGACTGCTGCGCTGCCATGGCCGCCTCCTGCAGCGCTGCAGTGAAGGATGACAGCGTGAGTGGCTCTGCCAGTACGGGgaacctctccagctccttcatggAGGAGATCCAGGGCTACGATGTGGAGTTTGACCCACCTCTGGAGAGCAAGTATGAGTGCCCCATCTGCTTGATGGCTTTACGGGAAGCAGTGCAAACACCATGTGGCCACAGGTTCTGCAAAGCCTGCATCATCAAATCCATAAG GGATGCAGGTCACAAGTGCCCAGTTGACAATGAAATACTGCTGGAAAATCAACTGTTTCCTGACAATTTTGCAAAGCGAGAGATTCTTTCCCTGACGGTAAAGTGCCCAAATAAAGGCTGTTTGCAAAAGATGGAACTGAGACATCTCGAG GATCATCAAGTACATTGTGAATTTGCTCTAGTGAATTGTCCCCAATGCCAACGTCCTTTCCAAAAGTGCCAGGTTAATACACACGTTATCGAGGATTGTCCCAGGAGACAGGTTTCTTGTGTAAACTGTGCTGTGTCCATGGCATATGAAGAGAAAGAG GTCCACGATCAGAGCTGCCCCCTGGCAAATACCATCTGTGAATACTGTGGCACCGTCCTCATCAGAGAACAG atGCCTAATCATTATGATCTAGACTGCCCAACAGCTCCAATCCCTTGTACATTCAGTGTTTTTGGCTGTCATGAAAAG ATGCAGAGGAATCACTTGGCACGACACTTGCAAGAGAATACCCAGTTGCACATGAGACTGTTGGCCCAGGCTGTTCATAATGTTAACCTCACTTTGCGTCCGTGTGATGCCTCCTCTCCATCCCGGGGATATcgtccagaggacccaaattatGAGGAAACTATCAAACAGTTGGAGGGTCGCCTAGTAAGACAGGACCATCAAATCCGGGAGCTGACTGCCAAAATGGAAACTCAGAGCACGTATGTGAGCGAGCTCAAACGGACCATCCGAACCCTTGAGGACAAGGTTTCGGAAATGGAAGCACAGCAGTGTAATGGGATTTACATTTGGAAGATTGGCAACTTTGGGATGCACTTGAAATCCCAAGAAGAGGAAAGACCTGTTGTCATTCATAGCCCTGGATTCTACACAGGCAGACCTGGATACAAGCTGTGCATGCGCCTGCACCTTCAGTTACCAACGGCTCAACGCTGTGCAAACTATATATCCCTTTTTGTCCACACAATGCAAGGAGAATATGACAGCCACCTCCCCTGGCCCTTCCAGGGGACAATACGCCTTACGATTCTTGACCAGTCTGAAGCAGTTATAAGGCAAAACCACGAAGAGGTCATGGATGCTAAACCAGAACTGCTTGCCTTTCAGCGACCCACAATCCCACGGAACCCCAAAGGTTTTGGCTATGTAACATTTATGCACCTGGAAGCCTTAAGACAGGGAACCTTCATTAAGGATGATACATTATTAGTGCGCTGTGAAGTCACTACCCGCTTTGACATGGGTGGCCTTCGGAAGGAGGCTTTCCAGCCACGAAGTACTGATGCAGGGGTGTAA
- the Traf6 gene encoding TNF receptor-associated factor 6 isoform X2 — translation MSLLNCENSCGSSQLSSDCCAAMAASCSAAVKDDSVSGSASTGNLSSSFMEEIQGYDVEFDPPLESKYECPICLMALREAVQTPCGHRFCKACIIKSIRDAGHKCPVDNEILLENQLFPDNFAKREILSLTDHQVHCEFALVNCPQCQRPFQKCQVNTHVIEDCPRRQVSCVNCAVSMAYEEKEVHDQSCPLANTICEYCGTVLIREQMPNHYDLDCPTAPIPCTFSVFGCHEKMQRNHLARHLQENTQLHMRLLAQAVHNVNLTLRPCDASSPSRGYRPEDPNYEETIKQLEGRLVRQDHQIRELTAKMETQSTYVSELKRTIRTLEDKVSEMEAQQCNGIYIWKIGNFGMHLKSQEEERPVVIHSPGFYTGRPGYKLCMRLHLQLPTAQRCANYISLFVHTMQGEYDSHLPWPFQGTIRLTILDQSEAVIRQNHEEVMDAKPELLAFQRPTIPRNPKGFGYVTFMHLEALRQGTFIKDDTLLVRCEVTTRFDMGGLRKEAFQPRSTDAGV, via the exons ATGAGTCTCTTAAACTGTGAGAACAGCTGTGGGTCCAGCCAGTTGTCCAGTGACTGCTGCGCTGCCATGGCCGCCTCCTGCAGCGCTGCAGTGAAGGATGACAGCGTGAGTGGCTCTGCCAGTACGGGgaacctctccagctccttcatggAGGAGATCCAGGGCTACGATGTGGAGTTTGACCCACCTCTGGAGAGCAAGTATGAGTGCCCCATCTGCTTGATGGCTTTACGGGAAGCAGTGCAAACACCATGTGGCCACAGGTTCTGCAAAGCCTGCATCATCAAATCCATAAG GGATGCAGGTCACAAGTGCCCAGTTGACAATGAAATACTGCTGGAAAATCAACTGTTTCCTGACAATTTTGCAAAGCGAGAGATTCTTTCCCTGACG GATCATCAAGTACATTGTGAATTTGCTCTAGTGAATTGTCCCCAATGCCAACGTCCTTTCCAAAAGTGCCAGGTTAATACACACGTTATCGAGGATTGTCCCAGGAGACAGGTTTCTTGTGTAAACTGTGCTGTGTCCATGGCATATGAAGAGAAAGAG GTCCACGATCAGAGCTGCCCCCTGGCAAATACCATCTGTGAATACTGTGGCACCGTCCTCATCAGAGAACAG atGCCTAATCATTATGATCTAGACTGCCCAACAGCTCCAATCCCTTGTACATTCAGTGTTTTTGGCTGTCATGAAAAG ATGCAGAGGAATCACTTGGCACGACACTTGCAAGAGAATACCCAGTTGCACATGAGACTGTTGGCCCAGGCTGTTCATAATGTTAACCTCACTTTGCGTCCGTGTGATGCCTCCTCTCCATCCCGGGGATATcgtccagaggacccaaattatGAGGAAACTATCAAACAGTTGGAGGGTCGCCTAGTAAGACAGGACCATCAAATCCGGGAGCTGACTGCCAAAATGGAAACTCAGAGCACGTATGTGAGCGAGCTCAAACGGACCATCCGAACCCTTGAGGACAAGGTTTCGGAAATGGAAGCACAGCAGTGTAATGGGATTTACATTTGGAAGATTGGCAACTTTGGGATGCACTTGAAATCCCAAGAAGAGGAAAGACCTGTTGTCATTCATAGCCCTGGATTCTACACAGGCAGACCTGGATACAAGCTGTGCATGCGCCTGCACCTTCAGTTACCAACGGCTCAACGCTGTGCAAACTATATATCCCTTTTTGTCCACACAATGCAAGGAGAATATGACAGCCACCTCCCCTGGCCCTTCCAGGGGACAATACGCCTTACGATTCTTGACCAGTCTGAAGCAGTTATAAGGCAAAACCACGAAGAGGTCATGGATGCTAAACCAGAACTGCTTGCCTTTCAGCGACCCACAATCCCACGGAACCCCAAAGGTTTTGGCTATGTAACATTTATGCACCTGGAAGCCTTAAGACAGGGAACCTTCATTAAGGATGATACATTATTAGTGCGCTGTGAAGTCACTACCCGCTTTGACATGGGTGGCCTTCGGAAGGAGGCTTTCCAGCCACGAAGTACTGATGCAGGGGTGTAA